One window of the Natrinema sp. CBA1119 genome contains the following:
- a CDS encoding VOC family protein, protein MTGSTLLPDTARIGRTALLVTDLDGMIDFYRDVVGLSVLTRRETTATLGVGETPLLVLDRDESASPRDHDQAGLFHNAFKVPTRTALGAALERIRERGQLDGASDHYVSEALYCTDPEDNGIEIYTDQPRAEWPRASDGTIRIGTAPLDLEDVAAQSDGSADAPAGTTVGHVHLEVCSIDATREFYVETLGLTVQTEAQSALFLAAGDYHHHLGTNAWNGRSQPAGGRGLAWFEFVVPDDETLATVRRRLNDANVAVGNRTDGLELTDPDGISIRIRAA, encoded by the coding sequence ATGACTGGATCCACTCTCCTTCCGGATACGGCTCGGATCGGCCGTACCGCGTTGCTCGTCACTGATCTCGATGGGATGATCGATTTCTATCGAGACGTCGTCGGCCTCTCGGTTCTCACGCGGCGTGAGACGACGGCGACGCTCGGCGTCGGCGAAACACCGCTGCTCGTCTTGGATCGAGACGAGAGCGCATCGCCCAGGGACCACGACCAGGCGGGACTCTTCCACAACGCGTTCAAGGTCCCAACGCGGACCGCGCTCGGTGCCGCACTCGAGCGGATCCGCGAGCGCGGGCAGCTAGACGGCGCGTCCGACCACTACGTGAGCGAAGCGCTGTACTGCACCGATCCAGAGGACAACGGCATCGAAATCTATACCGACCAGCCGCGAGCGGAGTGGCCGCGTGCGAGCGACGGGACGATACGGATCGGAACGGCCCCGCTCGATCTCGAGGACGTCGCCGCCCAGTCGGACGGAAGCGCGGACGCTCCCGCCGGAACGACCGTCGGACACGTCCACCTGGAAGTGTGCTCGATCGACGCGACGCGGGAGTTCTACGTCGAGACGCTGGGATTGACCGTACAGACGGAGGCGCAATCGGCGCTGTTCCTCGCGGCCGGGGACTACCATCACCACCTCGGGACGAACGCGTGGAACGGCCGGTCGCAACCGGCGGGCGGTCGCGGACTCGCGTGGTTCGAGTTCGTCGTCCCGGACGACGAGACGCTCGCGACCGTTCGCCGCCGTCTCAACGACGCCAATGTCGCGGTCGGCAACCGAACCGACGGCCTCGAACTCACGGATCCGGACGGGATTTCGATCCGAATTCGGGCAGCATAG
- the carB gene encoding carbamoyl-phosphate synthase large subunit, with amino-acid sequence MSTDTAADGETGDGRTILLIGSGPIQIGQAAEFDYSGAQACRALREEGARVVLVNSNPATIMTDPEMADEVYIEPITTDAIAEIIRKERPDGVIAGLGGQTGLNVTAELAEEGVLEKYDVEIMGTPLDTIYATEDRDLFRQRMEKIGQPVPASTTISLEEGEEVTELTEADLKERVQAAVDEVGGLPVIARTTYTLGGSGSGVVGEMDELLRRVRKGLRLSRNSEVLITESIAGWVEYEYEVMRDADDSCIIICNMENIDPMGIHTGESTVVTPSQIVPDKGHQEMRTAALDVIRELGIQGGCNIQFAWRDDGTPGGEYRVVEVNPRVSRSSALASKATGYPIARVTAKVALGKRLHEITNEITGETTAAFEPAIDYVVTKVPRWPIDKFDDVDFELTTAMKSTGEAMAIGRTFEESLLKALRSSEYEPDVDWAELSDAELEEQYLERPSPDRPYAMFEAFERGYTVEEVQELTGIFEWYTERYKRIADSTLAAQEGDFTEAAIAGHTNATIASAAGAEVDTVETDVPGRTYKQVDTCAGEFEAETPYYYSARKSEFESGPLLGDAAAGELEVDRDIESVIVVGGGPIRIGQGVEFDYCSVHAVRALRELGIDAYVVNNNPETVSTDYDTSDGLFFEPITAEEVADVAEATGADGVMVQFGGQTSVNIGEPLEDELERRGLDCEVMGTSVEAMDLAEDRDRFNALMDELGIAQPDGGTAFSKEEALELAHDIGYPVLVRPSYVLGGRAMDVVYNDDELETYIEEAVRVSPEKPILVDDFLQDAIELDVDAVSDGRNVVIGGIMEHVETAGVHSGDSACMIPPRSLDEETLERVREVTEDIAEALKTKGLLNVQLAVRDGEVYVLEANPRSSRTVPFVSKATGVPIAKLAAKVMAGETLASLEVDEQVPDHTSIKEVVLPFDRLPGSDPRLGPEMKSTGEVMGTASEFGTAYWKAQQAAGNAVSEGTAVVDLDVDGFENHFNVAEFDDVPAAIRESKVDFVVSRDRDSLEMAVEEEIPYLSTEASAKAYVEALDKFDGELEVESVSDRPKRAADWGHAE; translated from the coding sequence ATGAGTACGGACACCGCCGCAGACGGCGAGACGGGGGACGGACGCACGATCCTGTTGATCGGGAGCGGCCCGATCCAGATCGGACAGGCCGCCGAGTTCGACTACTCCGGCGCACAGGCCTGCCGGGCGCTTCGAGAGGAAGGTGCCCGCGTCGTCCTCGTCAACTCGAATCCCGCGACGATCATGACGGATCCGGAGATGGCCGACGAGGTCTACATCGAGCCGATCACGACCGACGCCATCGCTGAGATCATCCGCAAGGAGCGACCCGACGGCGTCATCGCCGGCCTGGGCGGCCAGACCGGGCTGAACGTCACCGCCGAACTCGCAGAGGAGGGCGTCCTCGAAAAGTACGACGTCGAGATTATGGGCACGCCGCTCGACACGATCTACGCGACGGAGGACCGCGACCTCTTCCGCCAGCGCATGGAGAAGATCGGCCAGCCGGTTCCCGCCTCGACCACGATTTCGCTCGAGGAGGGCGAGGAAGTCACGGAACTGACCGAAGCGGACCTGAAAGAGCGCGTCCAGGCCGCCGTCGACGAGGTCGGCGGACTGCCGGTCATCGCCCGGACGACCTACACGCTCGGCGGCTCGGGCTCCGGCGTCGTCGGCGAGATGGACGAACTCCTCCGCCGTGTCCGCAAGGGACTGCGTCTCTCCCGGAACAGCGAGGTCCTCATCACCGAGTCGATCGCCGGCTGGGTCGAGTACGAGTACGAAGTGATGCGCGACGCCGACGACTCGTGTATCATCATCTGTAACATGGAGAATATTGACCCGATGGGGATCCACACGGGCGAGTCGACGGTCGTCACGCCCTCCCAGATCGTCCCCGACAAGGGGCACCAGGAGATGCGCACCGCCGCGCTCGACGTCATCCGCGAACTCGGTATCCAGGGTGGGTGTAACATCCAGTTCGCCTGGCGCGACGACGGCACCCCCGGCGGCGAATACAGAGTGGTGGAGGTCAACCCGCGCGTCTCGCGCTCCTCCGCACTCGCCTCCAAGGCGACTGGCTATCCGATCGCCCGCGTGACCGCAAAGGTCGCGCTGGGCAAGCGCCTTCACGAAATCACGAACGAGATTACGGGCGAGACCACCGCCGCTTTCGAACCCGCGATCGACTACGTGGTAACGAAGGTCCCTCGCTGGCCCATCGACAAGTTCGACGACGTCGACTTCGAGCTGACGACGGCGATGAAATCGACCGGCGAGGCGATGGCCATCGGCCGCACCTTCGAGGAGAGCCTGTTGAAGGCGTTGCGCTCTTCCGAGTACGAACCAGACGTCGACTGGGCCGAACTCAGCGACGCGGAACTCGAGGAGCAGTACCTCGAGCGCCCGTCGCCGGACCGTCCCTACGCGATGTTCGAGGCCTTCGAGCGCGGATATACCGTCGAGGAGGTTCAGGAGCTGACGGGCATTTTCGAGTGGTATACCGAGCGCTACAAACGCATCGCGGACTCGACGCTCGCCGCCCAGGAGGGCGACTTCACCGAGGCCGCGATCGCCGGCCACACCAACGCAACCATCGCCTCGGCCGCTGGCGCGGAGGTCGACACCGTCGAGACGGACGTCCCCGGCCGCACCTACAAGCAGGTCGACACCTGCGCGGGTGAGTTCGAAGCCGAGACACCGTACTACTACTCGGCGCGCAAGTCCGAGTTCGAGTCCGGTCCGCTGCTCGGCGACGCCGCGGCGGGCGAGCTCGAGGTCGACCGCGACATCGAGAGCGTGATCGTCGTCGGCGGCGGCCCGATCCGCATCGGGCAGGGCGTCGAGTTCGACTACTGTTCGGTCCACGCGGTCCGCGCGCTGCGCGAACTCGGCATCGACGCCTACGTCGTCAACAACAACCCCGAGACCGTCTCGACCGACTACGACACCTCCGACGGGCTGTTCTTCGAACCGATCACCGCCGAGGAGGTCGCCGACGTCGCAGAGGCGACCGGTGCCGATGGCGTGATGGTCCAGTTCGGCGGCCAGACGTCAGTCAACATCGGCGAACCCCTCGAGGACGAACTCGAGCGCCGCGGCCTCGACTGCGAGGTCATGGGAACCTCCGTCGAGGCGATGGACTTGGCAGAGGACCGCGACCGCTTCAACGCCCTGATGGACGAACTGGGCATCGCCCAGCCCGATGGCGGCACCGCCTTCTCGAAGGAGGAGGCGCTCGAACTCGCCCACGACATCGGCTACCCCGTCCTCGTCCGTCCCTCCTACGTGCTGGGCGGTCGCGCGATGGACGTCGTCTACAACGATGACGAACTCGAGACCTACATCGAGGAGGCCGTCCGCGTCAGCCCCGAAAAACCGATCCTGGTCGACGACTTCCTCCAGGACGCGATCGAACTCGACGTGGACGCGGTCTCCGACGGTCGCAACGTCGTCATCGGCGGCATCATGGAACACGTCGAGACCGCGGGCGTCCACTCGGGCGACTCCGCGTGTATGATCCCGCCGCGCTCGCTCGACGAGGAGACGCTCGAGCGCGTCCGCGAGGTCACCGAGGACATCGCCGAGGCGCTGAAGACCAAGGGCCTGCTGAACGTCCAGCTCGCGGTTCGCGACGGGGAGGTCTACGTCCTCGAGGCGAATCCGCGCTCCTCGCGTACCGTCCCGTTCGTCTCGAAGGCGACTGGCGTCCCGATCGCCAAACTCGCCGCGAAGGTCATGGCCGGCGAGACCCTCGCGAGTCTCGAGGTCGACGAACAGGTTCCCGATCACACCTCGATCAAGGAGGTCGTCCTGCCCTTCGACCGCCTGCCGGGCTCGGACCCACGCCTCGGCCCGGAAATGAAGTCCACGGGCGAGGTCATGGGGACCGCCAGCGAGTTCGGGACGGCCTACTGGAAGGCCCAGCAGGCCGCCGGCAACGCCGTCAGCGAGGGGACCGCCGTGGTTGACCTCGACGTCGACGGCTTCGAGAACCACTTCAACGTCGCGGAGTTCGACGACGTACCGGCGGCCATCCGCGAGAGCAAGGTCGACTTCGTCGTCAGCCGCGACCGCGACTCCCTCGAGATGGCCGTCGAGGAGGAGATTCCGTATCTGTCGACCGAAGCCAGTGCGAAAGCGTACGTCGAAGCGCTCGACAAGTTCGATGGGGAACTCGAGGTCGAATCGGTGTCCGACCGCCCGAAGCGCGCGGCCGACTGGGGCCACGCGGAGTAA
- a CDS encoding DUF5815 family protein produces the protein MADAPVPSAGDDGLELPCGETVDPHEIDLGMREYSCPCGDTHAVVTDVHPPSRFVPESLVAVLEETIDTDDEFESFGTPHLLGIVLEEFPEKVAVHDASDDGAVGYTLLWLSDFDARRLHEVVVELIVELMEHAVSHADDDAAITEFESQMLEFDVGEFVDQYRRQREFESEHDQPL, from the coding sequence ATGGCAGACGCCCCCGTTCCGAGTGCCGGTGACGACGGGCTCGAGCTTCCCTGCGGGGAAACCGTCGACCCCCACGAGATCGATCTGGGCATGCGCGAGTACAGCTGTCCCTGCGGCGATACCCATGCCGTCGTGACGGACGTCCATCCGCCCTCGCGCTTTGTCCCCGAGTCGCTCGTAGCCGTCCTCGAGGAGACGATCGACACCGACGACGAGTTCGAGTCGTTCGGGACGCCACACCTGCTGGGGATCGTCCTCGAGGAGTTCCCCGAGAAAGTGGCCGTCCACGACGCGAGCGACGACGGTGCCGTCGGCTACACGCTGTTGTGGCTGAGCGACTTCGACGCGCGGCGGCTCCACGAGGTCGTCGTCGAACTCATCGTCGAACTCATGGAACACGCCGTCAGTCACGCCGACGACGACGCCGCGATCACCGAGTTCGAGTCCCAGATGCTCGAGTTCGACGTGGGCGAGTTCGTCGACCAGTACCGGCGACAGCGCGAGTTCGAGAGCGAGCACGACCAGCCCCTCTAG
- a CDS encoding ABC transporter ATP-binding protein: MAAIELEGLTKRFGDVVAVDGLDLTVEEGEIFGFLGPNGAGKSTTIDILLDFIRPTGGTATVLGHDAQSEGLAVRNRTGVLPDAYHVYDRLTGRQHVEFAIEMKGVDDDPEALLERVRVADAADRKAGGYSKGMRQRLVLAMALVGDPDLLVLDEPSTGLDPNGAREMREIIREENERGTTVFFSSHIMEQVEAVCDRVAIIDQGRLVAVDTIDGLRDSTETGETLYVYVSDLDEGVLDRVRTLEGVGTAAIDEGRLRVTVDGVSKFAVLHAIDEVASVQDFSVVESSLEDLFVRYTNESQEVEA; this comes from the coding sequence ATGGCGGCGATTGAACTCGAGGGGTTGACGAAGCGCTTCGGCGACGTCGTCGCCGTCGATGGTCTCGACCTCACCGTCGAAGAGGGCGAGATTTTCGGCTTTCTGGGGCCGAACGGCGCCGGCAAGTCGACGACGATTGACATTCTACTGGATTTCATCCGGCCGACCGGCGGGACCGCGACCGTGCTCGGCCACGACGCCCAGTCGGAGGGCCTGGCCGTCCGAAATCGGACCGGTGTGCTTCCGGACGCCTATCACGTCTACGATCGGCTCACCGGCCGTCAGCACGTCGAGTTCGCCATCGAGATGAAGGGCGTCGACGACGATCCCGAGGCGCTGCTCGAGCGGGTTCGGGTCGCCGACGCGGCCGACCGGAAAGCGGGCGGCTACTCGAAGGGGATGCGCCAGCGGCTGGTGCTGGCCATGGCGCTGGTCGGCGATCCCGATCTGCTCGTCCTCGACGAGCCCTCGACCGGCCTCGATCCGAACGGGGCCCGCGAGATGCGCGAGATCATCCGCGAGGAGAACGAGCGCGGGACGACCGTCTTCTTCTCGAGCCACATCATGGAACAGGTCGAGGCGGTCTGCGATCGCGTGGCGATCATCGATCAGGGCCGGCTCGTCGCCGTCGACACGATCGACGGGCTCCGTGACTCGACGGAAACCGGGGAGACGCTGTACGTCTACGTCTCGGACCTCGACGAGGGAGTTCTCGATCGCGTCCGGACGCTCGAGGGCGTCGGAACGGCGGCGATCGACGAGGGTCGCCTGCGGGTGACCGTCGACGGCGTCTCGAAGTTCGCCGTCCTGCACGCCATCGACGAGGTGGCCTCCGTCCAAGACTTCTCGGTCGTCGAATCGTCGCTCGAGGACCTGTTCGTCCGCTACACGAACGAGAGCCAGGAGGTAGAAGCGTGA
- a CDS encoding NAD(P)/FAD-dependent oxidoreductase: protein MTQYVIIGDGISGSSAAETLREEDPDAKITVITDEGEPLYNRILIKEHAKGKLPEAPISIHDEEWYADRDIELSLNTYVTSVDTDANVVHTHDSGEIPYDKLLVATGGTPTQLPVENSDADGVHHFWTFQDARAIREHAERADRGVIVGAGLLGIDFAAVCGAQGIDADFLMRGDRWWRYALSADGAEIMHEGMRGVGVDPVFDSGVDHFETDDDGHVTAAVDPNGDRYECDFVGAAIGLTFNTEFLRGADLEEDNGIVVDEYMQTSVDDIYAAGDLTRFYDVLLGEQAQNGSWGSAKEQGRVAAINMAADEESEEFQWVSSYSITHFDFPFLSFGHPTLGDEHAERRYSDTEWRRVAFKDGKIVGGVLIGDLSPQSKFKQLMREQRVVADQADVLMEPSVDLDDLAPTQEQ, encoded by the coding sequence ATGACTCAGTACGTCATCATCGGTGACGGGATCTCGGGTAGTTCGGCCGCCGAGACCCTCCGGGAGGAAGACCCGGACGCGAAGATTACCGTCATCACCGATGAGGGGGAGCCGCTGTATAATCGGATTCTTATCAAAGAACACGCGAAAGGCAAACTCCCGGAAGCCCCCATCTCGATCCACGACGAGGAGTGGTACGCGGACCGCGACATCGAACTCTCGCTGAACACGTACGTGACGAGCGTCGACACGGACGCGAACGTCGTTCACACGCACGACAGCGGCGAGATCCCCTACGACAAACTGCTCGTCGCGACCGGCGGGACGCCGACGCAGTTGCCCGTCGAAAACAGCGATGCCGACGGCGTCCATCACTTCTGGACGTTTCAGGACGCCCGCGCCATCCGCGAGCACGCCGAACGGGCAGACAGGGGCGTCATCGTCGGTGCCGGCCTGCTCGGTATCGACTTCGCGGCCGTCTGCGGGGCGCAGGGAATCGATGCTGACTTCCTGATGCGCGGCGACCGCTGGTGGCGGTACGCGCTCTCGGCCGACGGGGCCGAAATCATGCACGAGGGCATGCGCGGGGTCGGCGTCGACCCCGTCTTCGATAGCGGCGTCGATCACTTCGAGACGGACGACGACGGTCACGTCACTGCCGCCGTCGATCCCAACGGTGACCGCTACGAGTGCGACTTCGTTGGGGCCGCCATCGGGCTGACCTTCAACACCGAGTTCCTCCGCGGAGCCGACCTCGAGGAGGACAACGGGATCGTCGTCGACGAGTACATGCAGACGTCCGTCGACGATATCTACGCGGCTGGCGACCTCACCCGCTTCTACGACGTCTTGCTGGGCGAGCAGGCCCAGAACGGCTCGTGGGGCTCGGCCAAGGAACAGGGGCGAGTCGCGGCGATCAATATGGCCGCCGACGAGGAGTCCGAGGAGTTTCAGTGGGTCTCCTCGTACTCCATCACACACTTCGACTTCCCGTTCCTCTCCTTCGGTCACCCGACGCTGGGCGACGAACACGCCGAACGACGCTATAGCGACACCGAGTGGCGACGCGTCGCGTTCAAGGACGGCAAGATCGTCGGCGGCGTCCTCATCGGCGACCTCTCGCCCCAGAGCAAGTTCAAACAGTTGATGCGCGAACAGCGCGTCGTCGCCGATCAGGCCGACGTGCTCATGGAACCATCCGTCGACCTCGACGACCTCGCGCCGACACAGGAACAGTAA
- a CDS encoding DUF6149 family protein — MKLRQNAKHFAYRKSLETPGIRSVANAGLVKLHTKIFTGKADPDRAEERRAHLEGLFDATMDAYLRALQEGYSEAEAREITHIQANFDFYNHGWTEMMEFPADELEAHYDRYREFFDRWDVTIDEPLGQFAPPEGIPEAPATPERLEDPEHPHAESGFADDVYVETDDGELVVGGQDEPNDVDVSEVAKTDE; from the coding sequence ATGAAACTCCGCCAGAACGCGAAACACTTCGCCTATCGGAAATCCCTCGAGACGCCGGGGATTCGCTCGGTCGCCAACGCGGGGCTGGTCAAACTCCACACCAAGATCTTCACCGGGAAAGCGGATCCCGACCGCGCCGAGGAGCGGCGGGCTCACCTCGAGGGGCTCTTCGACGCGACGATGGACGCCTACCTGCGGGCGCTCCAGGAGGGCTACTCCGAGGCCGAGGCCCGCGAGATCACGCACATTCAGGCCAACTTCGACTTTTACAATCACGGCTGGACGGAGATGATGGAGTTCCCCGCGGACGAACTCGAGGCCCACTACGACCGCTACCGCGAGTTCTTCGACCGGTGGGACGTGACGATCGACGAGCCGCTGGGCCAGTTCGCCCCGCCCGAGGGCATTCCCGAAGCACCCGCGACGCCCGAGCGCCTCGAAGATCCCGAGCACCCCCACGCCGAGAGCGGTTTCGCCGACGATGTCTACGTCGAGACGGACGACGGTGAACTCGTCGTGGGCGGGCAGGACGAGCCCAACGATGTCGATGTTTCAGAGGTCGCCAAGACGGACGAGTAA
- a CDS encoding polysaccharide deacetylase family protein, with protein MQRRTYLAAAASLPLAGCTQLETISSDRERRAGNGSTTDEADSADDGSSDGSKSAETVDDFEDLGAWEAVGGTLSPASDRAVVGSQSGRFDVPAAEASSRLTREFSSPFDWSAAAPGVAVASSGLVVPVLRLVDIDGNWADFRRGIKGGLPLERYNFGVKEVSDGFDPGAVETVHLLVWTGEGATETVWFDDLHVVPRPERGKVMIQFDDAHVTDYTEALPILEQYGYPAVSFVTTGYVDDGEVGGAPRLSTAQVSELHDAGWCIANHTTSHEDLPELSADEQAAEIRGGQRWLRERGLDEGADYFAYPFGAYDATTLEIVDEHHDLAFGGGPPAQGFVSNARLAPRIGEPSAEEAGTAIERTASTPGITSLFFHRLEGESLADFEATIETIHEYESAGEIDVILPADLEREFIV; from the coding sequence ATGCAGCGACGAACGTATCTCGCGGCGGCCGCGTCGCTTCCACTGGCGGGGTGCACGCAGTTAGAGACGATCTCGAGCGACCGAGAGAGGCGGGCGGGGAACGGTTCGACGACGGACGAGGCCGACAGTGCGGACGACGGCTCGAGCGACGGGTCGAAGTCGGCCGAAACCGTCGACGACTTCGAGGACCTGGGCGCGTGGGAGGCCGTCGGCGGGACCCTCTCGCCGGCTTCCGACCGGGCCGTCGTCGGCTCCCAGAGCGGGCGCTTCGACGTTCCGGCGGCCGAGGCGAGTTCCAGGCTCACCCGTGAGTTCTCGTCGCCGTTCGACTGGTCGGCCGCCGCGCCCGGCGTCGCCGTCGCGTCGTCGGGCCTCGTCGTGCCAGTGCTGCGGCTGGTCGACATCGACGGAAACTGGGCCGACTTCCGGCGCGGGATCAAAGGAGGGCTCCCGCTCGAGCGGTACAACTTCGGCGTCAAGGAGGTTTCCGACGGGTTCGATCCGGGCGCGGTCGAGACGGTTCACCTGCTCGTCTGGACGGGAGAGGGTGCGACGGAAACGGTCTGGTTCGACGATCTCCACGTCGTCCCGCGGCCGGAGCGGGGGAAGGTGATGATTCAGTTCGACGACGCCCACGTTACCGACTACACGGAAGCGCTCCCGATCCTCGAGCAGTACGGTTACCCCGCGGTCTCGTTCGTCACGACCGGCTACGTCGACGACGGTGAAGTCGGCGGGGCCCCTCGACTCTCGACCGCCCAGGTTTCCGAACTCCACGACGCCGGCTGGTGTATCGCCAACCACACCACCAGTCACGAGGACCTGCCCGAGCTCAGCGCCGACGAGCAGGCCGCCGAGATCCGCGGCGGACAGCGGTGGCTGCGCGAGCGCGGTCTCGACGAGGGTGCCGATTACTTCGCCTACCCGTTCGGCGCGTACGACGCGACGACGCTCGAGATCGTCGACGAGCACCACGACCTCGCCTTCGGCGGCGGTCCGCCGGCCCAGGGATTCGTCTCGAACGCCCGACTCGCGCCGCGGATCGGCGAACCGAGCGCCGAGGAAGCGGGGACCGCGATCGAACGCACGGCGTCGACGCCGGGGATCACCTCGCTGTTTTTCCATCGGCTCGAGGGCGAGTCGCTTGCCGACTTCGAGGCGACGATCGAGACGATCCACGAGTACGAGTCCGCCGGCGAGATCGACGTGATCCTGCCGGCGGATCTCGAACGGGAGTTCATCGTCTAG
- a CDS encoding ABC transporter substrate-binding protein — protein sequence MDDFTRNGGSAGPPTTRRGGLDRRRVLKTTAAGATTLSFAGCLGTVGSITGGSGSEDPITIGTLAPNPDSNYIGRGMARGAQVAVNEINDDGGLLGRDVELAVGDTNSSPLEARRQYQRLILEDEADFTVGVFDSPSLETVIEDIAEQQTIHLTSGASTPAVSQKVNENYDRYKYHFRVGPTNSYDLGKDLVNFLDDNAANIGWNSIAVLVEDYPWSQGPWEILQDRLGGVGVEVTMKRRYPPASDDFSSLYDEAEAAGADAAFIGTAHTGTDALLDWAYPNRPEVPPEPRPFAFGGIHVPMQLPTYYEQTDGLCRYGVAQISATANSEAGPLTQQFVSRYRDTYDATPVYTGYTTYEAVKLYKHVIEQAGTLDTETLIGALEDASFGGATGTIQFYDKDHQYAHDLEPTDDGAIYMQWQENDEGEGVQEVIWPENHQTAEYQTPHWL from the coding sequence ATGGACGACTTTACCCGCAACGGTGGGTCGGCGGGGCCACCCACTACCCGACGCGGCGGTCTCGACCGCAGACGGGTGCTCAAAACGACGGCTGCCGGCGCAACGACGCTATCGTTTGCAGGGTGCCTCGGGACGGTAGGATCGATCACCGGTGGGAGCGGCAGTGAGGACCCCATCACGATCGGAACGCTGGCACCGAATCCGGATAGTAATTACATCGGTCGAGGAATGGCCCGCGGCGCGCAGGTCGCAGTTAACGAAATCAACGATGACGGAGGACTGCTCGGCCGCGATGTCGAACTGGCCGTCGGCGACACGAACTCGAGTCCGCTCGAGGCGCGCCGCCAGTATCAGCGGCTCATTCTTGAGGACGAAGCAGATTTCACTGTCGGTGTCTTCGATAGTCCGTCCCTCGAGACGGTCATCGAGGATATCGCCGAACAGCAGACGATCCACCTGACGAGTGGAGCGTCGACCCCTGCGGTCAGTCAGAAGGTCAACGAAAACTACGACCGGTACAAGTACCATTTCCGCGTCGGCCCGACCAACTCGTACGACCTCGGCAAAGACCTCGTCAACTTTCTGGACGACAACGCCGCAAACATCGGCTGGAATTCCATCGCTGTGCTGGTCGAAGATTACCCGTGGTCGCAGGGTCCCTGGGAGATCCTGCAGGACCGACTCGGCGGCGTCGGCGTCGAGGTTACGATGAAACGGCGCTATCCGCCGGCGTCTGACGACTTCTCGTCGCTCTACGACGAGGCCGAAGCGGCTGGCGCGGACGCGGCGTTTATCGGAACCGCACACACGGGGACGGACGCCCTACTCGACTGGGCGTATCCGAACCGTCCGGAGGTGCCGCCCGAGCCGCGACCGTTCGCGTTCGGCGGCATTCACGTTCCGATGCAGTTGCCCACCTACTACGAGCAGACCGACGGTCTCTGTCGCTACGGTGTCGCACAGATCAGTGCGACCGCAAATAGCGAGGCCGGCCCCCTGACACAGCAGTTCGTGAGTCGGTATCGGGACACGTACGACGCGACTCCCGTCTACACCGGGTACACGACGTACGAAGCGGTCAAGCTCTACAAGCACGTCATCGAACAGGCTGGAACGTTGGATACCGAGACGCTGATCGGAGCGCTCGAAGACGCCAGCTTCGGCGGCGCAACGGGGACGATCCAATTCTACGACAAGGATCACCAGTACGCCCACGACCTCGAGCCAACCGACGACGGTGCCATCTATATGCAGTGGCAGGAAAACGACGAGGGCGAAGGGGTGCAGGAGGTTATCTGGCCCGAGAACCACCAGACCGCGGAGTACCAGACGCCACACTGGCTATAG